The window CCGGTGCTGGACTGCGCCGCATTGTTCCCGGACGCGCAGCGCTTTACCGCACACTGGCGGCAGATCCGCGACGAAGCGCTGGCCGTCGCCCATGACCTGCATAATATCCCGCGTTTTCACGAGATCATGAGCGAACAGGCGTCGATCTCCGCCAATGACGCGCGCGACTGGCGCATGTTCATCATGCAAGCCTACGGCCAACCCATCCCCCGCAACCTGGCGCGCTGCCCGACGCTGGCCGGCATCATCGCCGCTTCACCGGACGTGCTGTCCGCTTCGCTCTCCTTCCTGGCACCCGGCAAACAGGTGCCGGCGCACCGCGGCCCGTTCCGCGGCATTTTGCGCGGCTATCTGGTGCTGGACATGCCCAAACGCGAAGACGGTTCGCCCGCTGCGGTGCTGAAGGTCGACGGGCGGGAATATCGGCTGCGCGAGGGCGAGTTCATGCTGTGGGACGATACCTTCGAACACGAGGTGTGGAACGACAGCGAGCAGGTGCGCACCGTGCTGCTGCTGGACGTTCGCCGCCGCGATTTGCCCGGCGGGCTGCGGCTGCTTTCCCGCGCCATCATCGCGCTGGTGCGGTTGAACGTGCGCTGGATCCAGCGCACGTTCTAGGCGGTTATCCGCCGCCCAGATAGGCCTTTCTCACCTCCTGATTGCTCAGCAGCTCTTCGCCGCTGCCGCTCAGGCGGATCTGGCCGTTGACCATCACGTAACCGCGATCCGACAGCTTCAGCGCATGGTTGGCGTTCTGCTCCACCAGGAACAGCGTCATGCCGCTGCGGGTCAGCTCGCGCAACACGCCGAAGATCTGTTTGACGATGATCGGCGCCAACCCGAGGCTGGGTTCGTCCAGCAGCAGCAGTTTGGGCCGGCTCATCAGCGCCCGGGCGATCGCCAGCATCTGCTGTTCGCCGCCGGACATGGTCATCGCCCGCTGGTTGCGCCGCTCCTTCAGCCGTGGAAACAGCTCGAACATCCGCTGCAGATCCTCCTGCACATAGCGATTGCCGACGGTAATGGTGCCCATCAGCAGGTTTTCCTCCACGCTCATGTCCGGGAAGATGCGCCGCCCCTCCGGCGCCTGCGCAATGCCGCTGCTGGCGACGAAATGGGTGGAACGGCGGCTGATGTCTTCGCCGCGAAACAGGATCTGCCCGCCGCTGATGCGCGGCTGGCCGAAGATCGACATCAGCAGCGTGGATTTGCCCGCGCCGTTGGCGCCGATCAGCGCCACCGTCTCCCCTTCGTTCACCTGCAGCGACACCTGCCGCAGCGCCTGGATCGGGCCGTAAAACACGTCGACATTGCGAAATTCCAGCATCGCTTCACTCATCCCGCCAGCTCCTCTTCGTCCGCGCCAAGGTAGGCGGCTATCACCGCATCGTTATGCTGGATTTCCTTCGGCGTGCCGCGCGCGATCACGTCGCCGTGATCGAGCACGATCACCCGATCGGAGATCTCCATCACCATCCCCATGTCATGCTCAATCAGCAGCACCGTGATGCCGTGATGCTGGCGCAAAAAGCGGATAATGCGGCTCAGCGTGGCCGTTTCCACCGGATTGAGCCCGGCGGCCGGTTCGTCGAGGCAGATCATCTCCGGCGTGGTGCACATGGCTCGGGCGATCTCCAGCCGGCGCTGCTGGCCGTAGGACATCTCCCCCGCCAAGCGGTTGGCGCAGTCCACCAGATCCACCACCTCCAGCCAGTAAAAGGCGCGGTCCAGCGCCTCGTTTTCGGCCTTGCGGTAGCCCGGGGTATTCAGCACCCCGGCAATCAGGTTGCGGTTGCTCAGCATGTGCTGCGCCACCAGCAGGTTCTCCACCACTGACATCTCGCGGAACAGCCGGATGTTTTGGAAGGTGCGCGCCAGGCCGGCGCGGTTGACCAGGTGGGTGCCGCCGAACATTTTGTAGTAAAGGCGCGAGCCCAGCCGCTTTGGGTTGATCCAGTCGCCGGCGCGGAATTTTTGCCCCAGCACCTGGATAACGTCGGTCGGCCGCTTGTGGGTATTCAGCAAAATGGCGCCGCCGCTGGCGCGGTAAAAGCCGGTCAGGCAGTTGAATACCGTGGTTTTGCCGGCGCCGTTGGGGCCGATCAAGGCGGTGATGGAGCCGCGCTCCACCTCCAGATTAACGTCGTTCAGCGCCTTGATGCCGCCGAAGCGCATCATCAAATGTTCCACCCGCAGGATAGCGTCGCTCATGGCGCCACCCCCTTGCGGGCGGCAAAGCTGGCGCGGCTGATGCGCACCAGCCCGCGCGGCCGCCAGATCATCATCACCACCATCAACACGCCAAACAGCAACACCCGGTATTCGGCGAAGCTGCGCAGCAACTCGGGCGCCACCGTGAGCACGAAGGCCGCCAGCACCACGCCGATGGTCGACCCCATGCCGCCCAGCACCACGATCGCCAGGATCAGCGCCGATTCGAAGAAGGTGAACGAGGTCGGGTTAACGAACCCCTGATAGGTGGCGAAAAACACCCCGGCCAGCCCGGCGGTAGAGGCGCCCATCATAAAGGCCGACAGTTTCACCAGCACGTGGTTCAGGCCCAGAGAGCGGCAGGCGATTTCGTCTTCGCGCAGCGCTTCCCAGGCGCGGCCGATCGGCATGCGCGTCAGCCGGTGCTTGATGTACAGCACCAGCAGCACCACCAGAAACAGCACCGCATAGATAAAGATGAACTTGAGGTTGGGGTTATAGCCGATGCCGAGGAACTCGTGGATCGGCACCCCGCCGTCTTTGGCTCGCCGGCCAAACTCCAGGCCGAAAATGGTCGGCGAAGGCACCGAAACGCCGTTGGGGCCGCCGGTCAGCGACATCCAGTTGTTCAGCACCAGCCGGATGATTTCGCCAAAGCCCAGCGTCACTATGGCCAGATAATCGCCGTGCATGCGCAGCACCGGGAAGCCCAGCAACGCGCCCGCCAGCGCCGCCATCAGCGCCCCCAGCGGCAGCATCGCCCAAAACCCCAGCCCCAGATACTGGTAGCCCAGCGCCAGCCCGTAGGCGCCGATGGCGTAAAACGCCACGTAACCCAGATCCAGCAGCCCCGCCAGCCCAACCACGATATTCAGCCCCAGCCCAAGCAGCACGTAGATCAGACCGAGGATCGCCACCGTCAGCAGGTATTTGGTGGCGATGAAGGGAAACAGCAGCGCTATCGCCACCATCAGCGGGATCACCCAACGCATACGGGATTGGTAGCCCAGCGGCCGCACGTACACGCCGTCGTTACCGCCGTCGAAACGCGCCAGCACCTTGCGCCCTGGGGCGGTTTGCAGGAACAGGCTGAGCAGCAGCCGCCCGGCCATCACCGCCGCGATAATCCACACCAGCCGGTGCGGCTCGAAGTTGAAGCTGTAGCCGTTCAGCACGATGCCGACGATCGGCCCGAACACGATCAGGGCGATAAGCCCCGCCAGCACGGCGTCCAGCAGGCTGCGTTTAACGTCCAGCCCGGTATTGATCAGGGTTTGCGACATGATTTTCTCCCTCACACCTTGGCGACCAACGGCCGGCCGAGCAGGCCCTGAGGGCGGAATATCAGGATCGCCACCAGCAGCCCGAAGGAGAATACATCTTTGTAATCCGAGTTCACCATGCCGGCGAACTGCGCCTCGGCCACGCCCAGCAGCAGCCCGCCGAGCATCGCGCCAGGCAGCGAACCGATGCCCCCCAGCACTGCCGCAGTGAAGGCCTTGATGCCGATGATAAAGCCGACGTAAAAATCGAAGGTGCCGTAGTTCATGGTGATCAACACCCCGGCCAGCCCGGCCATGGCGGCGCCGATCACGAACACCAGCGAGATCACCCGATCGGTATTGATGCCCAAAATCGACGCCATCTTGCGGTCCTGCTGGGTGGCGCGGCAGATGCGCCCCAGCCGGGTGCGCTGGATGATGTAGGTGAGGATCGCCATGCCCAGCAGCGAAGCCACCAGGATAAACACCTTGGTATAGGTGATTTGCACCACGCCGCCGTCGAACTCGACGCGGAACACGCCGCTCAGCAGCGTCGGGATCCCCTGCTGGCGCGGCCCCTGGCTGATTTGCGCGTAGTTTTGCAAA is drawn from Serratia entomophila and contains these coding sequences:
- a CDS encoding ABC transporter permease subunit, which codes for MDVFFLQQMINGLTLGAVYGLIAIGYTMVYGIIGMINFAHGEVYMISAYLCAIGLALLSFFGLHSFPLLILGTLVFTIVITGVYGWVIERIAYKPLRNSTRLAPLISAIGMSLILQNYAQISQGPRQQGIPTLLSGVFRVEFDGGVVQITYTKVFILVASLLGMAILTYIIQRTRLGRICRATQQDRKMASILGINTDRVISLVFVIGAAMAGLAGVLITMNYGTFDFYVGFIIGIKAFTAAVLGGIGSLPGAMLGGLLLGVAEAQFAGMVNSDYKDVFSFGLLVAILIFRPQGLLGRPLVAKV
- a CDS encoding ABC transporter ATP-binding protein, which produces MSDAILRVEHLMMRFGGIKALNDVNLEVERGSITALIGPNGAGKTTVFNCLTGFYRASGGAILLNTHKRPTDVIQVLGQKFRAGDWINPKRLGSRLYYKMFGGTHLVNRAGLARTFQNIRLFREMSVVENLLVAQHMLSNRNLIAGVLNTPGYRKAENEALDRAFYWLEVVDLVDCANRLAGEMSYGQQRRLEIARAMCTTPEMICLDEPAAGLNPVETATLSRIIRFLRQHHGITVLLIEHDMGMVMEISDRVIVLDHGDVIARGTPKEIQHNDAVIAAYLGADEEELAG
- the livM gene encoding high-affinity branched-chain amino acid ABC transporter permease LivM encodes the protein MSQTLINTGLDVKRSLLDAVLAGLIALIVFGPIVGIVLNGYSFNFEPHRLVWIIAAVMAGRLLLSLFLQTAPGRKVLARFDGGNDGVYVRPLGYQSRMRWVIPLMVAIALLFPFIATKYLLTVAILGLIYVLLGLGLNIVVGLAGLLDLGYVAFYAIGAYGLALGYQYLGLGFWAMLPLGALMAALAGALLGFPVLRMHGDYLAIVTLGFGEIIRLVLNNWMSLTGGPNGVSVPSPTIFGLEFGRRAKDGGVPIHEFLGIGYNPNLKFIFIYAVLFLVVLLVLYIKHRLTRMPIGRAWEALREDEIACRSLGLNHVLVKLSAFMMGASTAGLAGVFFATYQGFVNPTSFTFFESALILAIVVLGGMGSTIGVVLAAFVLTVAPELLRSFAEYRVLLFGVLMVVMMIWRPRGLVRISRASFAARKGVAP
- a CDS encoding aspartyl/asparaginyl beta-hydroxylase domain-containing protein, producing the protein MSAIYDWSVLALRNVYDRRIQGTPVLDCAALFPDAQRFTAHWRQIRDEALAVAHDLHNIPRFHEIMSEQASISANDARDWRMFIMQAYGQPIPRNLARCPTLAGIIAASPDVLSASLSFLAPGKQVPAHRGPFRGILRGYLVLDMPKREDGSPAAVLKVDGREYRLREGEFMLWDDTFEHEVWNDSEQVRTVLLLDVRRRDLPGGLRLLSRAIIALVRLNVRWIQRTF
- a CDS encoding ABC transporter ATP-binding protein gives rise to the protein MSEAMLEFRNVDVFYGPIQALRQVSLQVNEGETVALIGANGAGKSTLLMSIFGQPRISGGQILFRGEDISRRSTHFVASSGIAQAPEGRRIFPDMSVEENLLMGTITVGNRYVQEDLQRMFELFPRLKERRNQRAMTMSGGEQQMLAIARALMSRPKLLLLDEPSLGLAPIIVKQIFGVLRELTRSGMTLFLVEQNANHALKLSDRGYVMVNGQIRLSGSGEELLSNQEVRKAYLGGG